The following proteins are encoded in a genomic region of Micromonospora olivasterospora:
- a CDS encoding RNA-guided endonuclease InsQ/TnpB family protein: MGSVRTAYRCRAYPTPEQVVVLSRTFGCVRVVWNRTLAARRARYRAEGRSTSYAETDRALTEMKKQPDLAFLGEVSSVPLQQTLRHQHTAMTAFFQKRARYPRYKSRHGRQSASFTRSALRMRGGNLTLGKTPGVLRFVWSWPGVDVAGLDPTTVTVSRDPDGRWFVTFAVDVEAPVAPEATGQVVGVDLGLTDFAVLSTGERIPHPKHMERRERRLKRYQRMMARRQKGSANRAKAKRKVARAYSRVRDARRDFLHQQSTTLVRRFDAIAVEDLAVANMVRNRSLARSISRTGWAEFRTLLTYKAHRDGRTLAVVDRWYPSSKTCSACGHLLATLSLGTRHWRCPGCGTRHDRDVNAAQNIAVAAGLVETKNACGVDVRHEGSPSVRSAVNQEPQPARVGIPRV; the protein is encoded by the coding sequence ATGGGTTCTGTGCGGACGGCGTACAGGTGTCGGGCGTATCCGACCCCGGAACAGGTGGTGGTGCTGAGCCGCACGTTCGGTTGCGTCCGGGTGGTGTGGAACCGCACTCTCGCCGCCCGTCGTGCTCGTTACCGCGCTGAGGGCAGGTCGACCTCGTACGCGGAGACGGATCGGGCGCTGACCGAGATGAAAAAGCAGCCCGACCTGGCGTTTCTGGGTGAGGTGTCGTCGGTGCCGTTGCAGCAGACGCTGCGGCACCAGCACACCGCCATGACCGCCTTCTTTCAGAAGCGGGCCCGGTATCCGCGCTACAAGTCCCGGCACGGCCGCCAGTCCGCGAGCTTCACCCGGTCGGCGTTGCGGATGCGTGGCGGGAACCTGACGTTGGGGAAGACACCGGGTGTGCTGCGGTTCGTGTGGTCGTGGCCCGGCGTGGACGTGGCCGGGTTGGATCCGACGACGGTGACGGTGTCCCGTGACCCGGACGGCCGTTGGTTCGTGACGTTCGCCGTCGACGTCGAGGCACCCGTCGCACCCGAAGCCACCGGTCAGGTGGTGGGTGTGGACCTCGGGTTGACCGACTTCGCGGTGCTGTCCACCGGCGAGCGCATCCCGCATCCGAAGCACATGGAGCGTCGGGAGCGCCGACTCAAGCGGTACCAGCGGATGATGGCCCGCCGGCAGAAGGGCTCCGCCAACCGCGCCAAAGCCAAGCGGAAGGTCGCCCGTGCGTATTCGCGGGTACGCGACGCCCGCCGGGACTTCCTCCACCAACAGTCCACCACCCTGGTACGCCGGTTCGACGCCATCGCTGTGGAGGACCTGGCCGTGGCGAACATGGTCCGCAACCGGTCCCTGGCCAGATCGATCTCCCGTACCGGCTGGGCGGAGTTCCGTACCCTGCTCACCTACAAGGCCCATCGCGACGGCCGCACCCTCGCCGTGGTGGACCGCTGGTACCCGTCGTCGAAGACCTGCTCGGCGTGCGGGCATCTGCTCGCCACACTCTCCCTCGGCACGCGCCACTGGCGGTGTCCGGGTTGCGGCACCCGGCATGACCGGGACGTCAACGCCGCTCAGAACATCGCCGTCGCGGCCGGGCTGGTCGAGACGAAAAACGCCTGCGGAGTGGACGTCAGACACGAAGGATCTCCTTCCGTGCGGTCTGCGGTGAACCAGGAACCCCAACCTGCGAGGGTGGGAATCCCCCGCGTTTAG
- a CDS encoding NAD(P)-dependent alcohol dehydrogenase: protein MDDRMMRAVLFDRFGGPEVLYVGRVPRPEPAPGEVLVRVRAFSINGSELAARSGSLRLFTGRKFPQRVGLDLTGEVAALGAGVTDFAVGDRVWGIVGRTGFGSAAEYVTVRAERLGRVPDGLDLAAAAALPVATTAITALRDKARLRPGERLLVRGAAGGVGNAAVQLGQAYGAEVTALARAANLDFVRTLGAHHAIDHRTVPPRELGLFDVVLDTAGTDLRAFRRLLAPGGRMVTIAFDPARPAASLGYIAASAVHGGGRVRFFSGNPTRALFDDLARQVAEGGLRPVVDRCFSLEETAAAHRALEAGGVRGKYVVRVD, encoded by the coding sequence ATGGACGACCGCATGATGAGAGCAGTACTTTTCGACCGCTTCGGCGGCCCCGAGGTGCTGTACGTGGGCCGGGTACCACGCCCCGAACCGGCGCCCGGCGAGGTACTCGTGCGGGTACGCGCGTTCAGCATCAACGGCAGCGAACTGGCGGCCCGTTCCGGCAGCCTCCGTCTCTTCACCGGACGGAAGTTCCCGCAGCGCGTCGGGTTGGACCTCACCGGCGAGGTCGCCGCACTCGGCGCCGGCGTGACGGACTTCGCGGTCGGCGACCGTGTGTGGGGCATCGTGGGCCGTACCGGATTCGGCAGCGCCGCCGAGTACGTGACAGTCCGCGCCGAGCGGCTCGGCCGGGTCCCGGACGGACTGGATCTGGCGGCAGCCGCCGCACTGCCGGTGGCAACCACGGCCATCACGGCGCTGCGCGACAAGGCCAGGCTGCGCCCCGGCGAACGACTGCTCGTACGCGGCGCTGCGGGCGGCGTCGGCAACGCCGCCGTCCAGCTCGGACAGGCATATGGTGCCGAGGTGACGGCCCTGGCCCGCGCCGCCAACCTTGACTTCGTCCGCACGCTCGGCGCCCACCACGCCATCGACCACCGGACCGTCCCGCCGAGGGAACTTGGCCTGTTCGACGTGGTCCTCGACACCGCGGGCACCGACCTGCGGGCCTTCCGGCGTCTGCTGGCACCCGGCGGACGCATGGTCACTATCGCCTTCGACCCGGCACGGCCCGCCGCCTCACTCGGCTACATCGCCGCCAGCGCCGTACACGGAGGCGGCCGGGTGCGCTTCTTCAGCGGCAACCCCACGCGGGCACTCTTCGACGACCTCGCCCGCCAGGTGGCGGAGGGTGGACTGCGCCCTGTGGTGGACAGGTGCTTCTCGTTGGAGGAGACAGCGGCGGCACACCGGGCGCTGGAGGCGGGCGGGGTGCGGGGCAAGTACGTGGTCAGGGTCGACTAA
- a CDS encoding TetR/AcrR family transcriptional regulator, which produces MEKSSRIAGPARLRADARRNQERILVSARAVFAEHGVDAPMATVARRAGVGVATLYRRFPTRDALVRAAFAQQMETCARALTEALADPDPWRGFQRLVETACELQREEQGFPAAFVAAFPDSTAEHAQARERAERDLLTLVRRAQAAGALRADFHPSDLAVALLSHCGLVTALPRDSAASRRLVAYLLQSFRAEAAHGALPPPSTLSLRSLPLAADSSPRQRPSRA; this is translated from the coding sequence GTGGAGAAATCCTCTCGGATCGCGGGCCCGGCCAGGCTGCGGGCCGACGCCCGGCGCAACCAGGAGCGCATCCTCGTCTCCGCCCGCGCGGTCTTCGCCGAGCACGGGGTCGACGCGCCCATGGCGACCGTGGCCCGACGGGCCGGGGTCGGCGTAGCGACGCTGTACCGGCGTTTTCCGACCCGGGATGCCCTGGTGCGGGCCGCGTTCGCGCAGCAGATGGAGACCTGCGCCCGAGCGCTCACCGAGGCGCTGGCCGACCCCGACCCCTGGCGGGGCTTCCAGCGCCTGGTCGAGACGGCCTGCGAGCTTCAGCGGGAGGAACAGGGGTTTCCGGCCGCGTTCGTCGCGGCCTTCCCGGACAGCACGGCGGAACACGCGCAGGCCCGAGAACGGGCCGAGCGGGACCTCCTGACCCTGGTCCGCAGAGCCCAGGCAGCGGGCGCGTTGCGGGCCGACTTCCACCCTTCTGACCTCGCCGTGGCCCTGTTGTCCCACTGCGGTCTGGTCACCGCGCTGCCGCGTGACAGTGCTGCGTCCCGGCGCCTGGTGGCGTACCTGCTCCAGTCGTTCCGCGCTGAGGCGGCTCACGGGGCCCTACCTCCGCCGAGCACTCTGTCGCTGCGCAGTCTCCCGCTCGCGGCCGACAGCTCCCCGAGACAGCGGCCCTCCAGAGCCTGA